In a single window of the Mus musculus strain C57BL/6J chromosome 6, GRCm38.p6 C57BL/6J genome:
- the Tsga13 gene encoding testis-specific gene 13 protein, translating into MGPKKNSKFQEVSGSKPVGNVSIRFEKQLGQDDEEMYDTTAQSKFVLKNLRHYTVHPNMAKYYEPLKPTKLQRFLTQKKKMNSFMLKVTEYDQDMTLLLMTNNPPPCSISQEKDGAPIYFPPEFQLKETLHRCKPNKNDFFPTMSQKKKLKPELKPVFPMKRLDDPTFKGQQWFRFSTDNDFNIEGKYSEIYALRKQKKMYPNLIFAPASQRETKKHVSMKSESETPTSQVFWEPLTFSKLLEEKPTRSVPGESFFRHGRAQQWIVKDAAVIW; encoded by the exons ATGGGCCCAAAGAAAAATTCCAA GTTTCAAGAAGTCAGTGGATCAAAGCCTGTGGGAAATGTCTCTATTAGGTTTGAGAAACAACTAGGTCAAGATGATGAAGAG ATGTATGATACAACTGCACAATCGAAATTTGTCCTGAAGAACCTCAGACACTACACAGTGCATCCAAACATG gcCAAATACTATGAGCCTTTGAAGCCCACTAAACTGCAGAGATTCCtgactcaaaagaagaaaatgaatagtTTCATGTTAAAGGTGACAGAATATGATCAGGATATGACGTTACTGCTCATGACTAACAACCCACCGCCCTGCTCCATCAGTCAGGAAAAGGATGGTGCTCCAATATACTTCCCCCCGGAGTTTCAGTTAAAG GAAACTCTCCATCGGTGCAAACCCAACAAGAATGACTTCTTTCCCAcaatgtctcagaaaaagaagttAAAACCAGAGCTGAAGCCAGTCTTCCCTATGAAACGGCTAGATGATCCTACCTTCAAGGGACAACAATGGTTTAG GTTTTCTACCGACAATGATTTCAACATCGAAGGGAAGTATTCTGAAATCTATGCtttaaggaaacagaaaaaaatgtatcctAACCTCATCTTTGCTCCAGCCTcccagagagagacaaagaaacatg TTTCCATGAAGTCAGAGAGTGAAACACCAACTTCGCAAGTATTTTGGGAACCCCTGACATTTTCAAAGCTCCTAGAAGAGAAGCCTACAAGAAGTGTGCCAGGGGAGAGCTTCTTTCGCCATGGAAGGGCCCAGCAGTGGATTGTCAAAGATGCGGCTGTCATTTGGTGA
- the Tsga13 gene encoding testis-specific gene 13 protein isoform X1 yields the protein MQSSSEYLRFQEVSGSKPVGNVSIRFEKQLGQDDEEMYDTTAQSKFVLKNLRHYTVHPNMAKYYEPLKPTKLQRFLTQKKKMNSFMLKVTEYDQDMTLLLMTNNPPPCSISQEKDGAPIYFPPEFQLKETLHRCKPNKNDFFPTMSQKKKLKPELKPVFPMKRLDDPTFKGQQWFSFHEVRE from the exons ATGCAGTCCAGCAGTGAATATTTAAG GTTTCAAGAAGTCAGTGGATCAAAGCCTGTGGGAAATGTCTCTATTAGGTTTGAGAAACAACTAGGTCAAGATGATGAAGAG ATGTATGATACAACTGCACAATCGAAATTTGTCCTGAAGAACCTCAGACACTACACAGTGCATCCAAACATG gcCAAATACTATGAGCCTTTGAAGCCCACTAAACTGCAGAGATTCCtgactcaaaagaagaaaatgaatagtTTCATGTTAAAGGTGACAGAATATGATCAGGATATGACGTTACTGCTCATGACTAACAACCCACCGCCCTGCTCCATCAGTCAGGAAAAGGATGGTGCTCCAATATACTTCCCCCCGGAGTTTCAGTTAAAG GAAACTCTCCATCGGTGCAAACCCAACAAGAATGACTTCTTTCCCAcaatgtctcagaaaaagaagttAAAACCAGAGCTGAAGCCAGTCTTCCCTATGAAACGGCTAGATGATCCTACCTTCAAGGGACAACAATGGTTTAG TTTCCATGAAGTCAGAGAGTGA